From one Methylomonas paludis genomic stretch:
- a CDS encoding NAD(P)/FAD-dependent oxidoreductase, with the protein MISQSRRQFLKWAAASGLISLSACSGLSKTAAPAQVVVIGGGFGGATVAKYIRLLDNSIKVILIEPKAKYITCPASNWLFAGMVGLQDLSVDYQALTSQYGVQVVSSSVTSVDTTRRRVLLADQQSITYDRLIMAPGIDFHWDRLPGYNQELADKFPHAWQAGRQTRLLQQQLQAMPAGGLVVITVPADPYRCPPGPYERASMIACWLKQHNPRAKLIILDAKTSFSKQKLFEAGWAKYFGYGSANSLIEWHALTDNPIIGLDAKTATLETYFGDKFQAQVLNIIPPQQAGLIARQTELTDAGGWCPVAPQSGLSTFQDNIHIIGDAANYAPIPKSAFAANSEAKVCALAVVSLLNQQPLPEAQWLNTCYSLVTPEHGISVAGVYQLSTERKIAAVPSAGGVSALNGISNQPQLEANYAKSVYRSLVADSFA; encoded by the coding sequence ATGATTTCGCAATCCCGCCGCCAATTTTTAAAATGGGCTGCTGCTTCCGGCTTGATCAGCCTGAGTGCCTGCAGTGGGCTTAGCAAAACTGCTGCCCCGGCACAGGTGGTAGTGATCGGCGGCGGATTTGGCGGCGCAACCGTAGCCAAATACATCCGCTTGCTGGATAACAGCATCAAAGTCATTTTGATCGAACCCAAAGCCAAATACATCACTTGTCCAGCCAGTAACTGGCTGTTTGCCGGTATGGTGGGACTGCAGGACTTAAGCGTCGATTATCAGGCGCTCACCAGCCAATATGGTGTGCAAGTCGTCAGCAGTAGTGTAACCAGCGTCGACACCACGCGCCGCCGGGTGCTGTTGGCCGATCAGCAAAGCATCACTTACGACCGGTTGATCATGGCCCCTGGTATCGATTTTCATTGGGATAGGTTGCCCGGTTATAACCAGGAATTAGCCGATAAATTTCCACATGCCTGGCAGGCCGGCCGGCAAACCCGGTTATTGCAACAACAACTGCAGGCCATGCCTGCCGGTGGGCTGGTGGTCATCACCGTTCCTGCCGACCCTTATCGTTGCCCACCCGGACCGTACGAACGGGCCAGCATGATAGCGTGTTGGTTAAAACAGCATAACCCACGTGCCAAGCTCATCATCCTGGATGCCAAAACCAGTTTTTCCAAACAAAAACTGTTTGAAGCCGGTTGGGCTAAGTATTTTGGTTACGGCAGCGCTAATAGCCTGATCGAATGGCACGCCCTCACTGATAACCCCATTATCGGGCTGGATGCCAAAACCGCTACCCTGGAGACCTATTTTGGCGATAAATTTCAGGCTCAGGTGCTTAACATCATCCCGCCGCAACAGGCCGGCCTGATTGCACGCCAGACCGAGCTTACCGATGCCGGCGGCTGGTGTCCGGTAGCGCCGCAAAGCGGACTATCGACATTTCAGGACAATATCCACATCATTGGCGATGCGGCCAATTACGCACCCATTCCCAAATCCGCATTTGCGGCAAATTCAGAAGCCAAAGTGTGTGCCTTGGCGGTAGTCAGTCTGCTTAACCAGCAGCCGTTGCCGGAAGCCCAATGGCTGAACACCTGCTATAGTCTGGTCACGCCAGAACACGGAATCTCTGTGGCTGGTGTTTACCAACTGTCAACAGAGCGCAAAATTGCCGCTGTGCCGAGTGCTGGCGGTGTTAGTGCCCTTAATGGCATCAGCAACCAGCCGCAACTGGAAGCCAATTATGCCAAAAGCGTCTATCGCAGTTTGGTGGCTGATAGTTTTGCCTGA
- a CDS encoding c-type cytochrome, with protein sequence MKRLILFCIVSSLSRFSQAELSSAGIANNCRNCHNSAATEPVLSSLPSLTAAQLSSKLLDFKYDRIPATLMPRIAKGYSDAQLNAVAEYLGRH encoded by the coding sequence ATGAAACGCCTAATCCTATTCTGTATCGTCAGCAGCCTGAGCCGGTTCAGTCAGGCGGAACTTAGCAGCGCCGGTATAGCCAACAACTGTCGCAATTGCCATAACAGTGCCGCGACCGAACCGGTGCTGAGCAGTCTGCCTAGCTTGACAGCCGCCCAACTTAGCAGCAAATTACTGGATTTTAAATACGACCGCATTCCGGCCACCTTGATGCCTCGCATCGCCAAGGGCTATAGTGATGCCCAATTAAACGCAGTAGCAGAATACCTTGGTCGGCACTAA
- the rlmB gene encoding 23S rRNA (guanosine(2251)-2'-O)-methyltransferase RlmB, translated as MMTTQLFGIHAVQAALEYSPQKIQRVLVDENRLDARLKQVLDELAALGLKPEKADRKKLDRLADGKNHQGIVISVELPAMRSEDQLKQDVAALTATPFYLVLDQVQDPHNLGACLRTADAVGAHGVIITKDNSASITPTVCKVASGAAETVPVYQVTNLARVLRWLKEQNIWIIGAAGEAEQTLYQLKLDMPIAIVMGTEGTGMRHLTRQHCDFLVKIPMVGQVESLNVSVAAGILLYETFRQKQLAAKPVV; from the coding sequence ATCATGACCACACAGCTTTTCGGTATCCACGCTGTTCAGGCAGCGTTGGAGTATTCCCCACAAAAAATTCAACGGGTACTGGTAGACGAAAATCGTCTGGATGCCCGCTTAAAACAAGTGCTGGACGAACTGGCCGCGTTAGGACTCAAACCCGAAAAAGCCGACCGCAAAAAACTGGATCGTCTGGCTGACGGCAAAAACCATCAGGGTATAGTCATCAGCGTTGAACTGCCGGCCATGCGCAGTGAAGACCAGTTAAAACAAGACGTCGCCGCTCTCACCGCCACGCCCTTCTATCTGGTGTTGGATCAGGTGCAAGATCCGCATAATCTTGGTGCCTGCCTGCGCACCGCCGATGCCGTTGGCGCACACGGTGTCATTATCACCAAGGATAATTCCGCCAGCATCACTCCCACGGTCTGCAAAGTCGCCAGCGGCGCCGCAGAAACTGTACCTGTTTATCAAGTGACTAATCTGGCCAGAGTTTTGCGCTGGCTAAAAGAACAGAATATCTGGATCATCGGCGCCGCCGGCGAAGCCGAGCAAACCCTGTACCAATTAAAACTTGATATGCCGATAGCTATTGTCATGGGTACAGAAGGCACCGGTATGCGGCATTTAACCCGCCAGCACTGCGATTTTCTGGTCAAAATTCCGATGGTAGGCCAGGTGGAAAGCTTAAATGTATCGGTAGCCGCCGGCATTCTGTTATACGAAACCTTCCGTCAAAAACAACTCGCGGCTAAGCCGGTAGTTTGA
- the rnr gene encoding ribonuclease R, with amino-acid sequence MTSNQSQDIDFKTVEDPFAQREAEKYQNPIPSRELILQLIQQSGKPLRRQQIAERFALESADELEALRRRLRAMERDGQLLFNSKQKYCLGDGQNIIVGRVLGHPEGFGFLKPEDGSDDLFLSPKEMKPLMHYDKISVRVSGLDRRGRREASVVEILERNTHQVVGRFFVEGRVALVMPDNKKINHEVLIAKEDTGGAKNGQIVVAEIIQQPTAHCQPIGRVVEVLGSHMAPGMEIEMAIRSYELPNTWPDALLVETQSLTPEVPEAAKENRVDIRALPLVTIDGEDARDFDDAVYAKKTEKGWKLLVAIADVSHYVHIGTALDAEAKNRSTSVYFPEKVIPMLPEILSNGLCSLNPAVDRLCMVCEILIDAGGQVSRSRFYEAVMRSHARLTYTEVAKMLVDGDQPLIKKHARLLPHLESLYSLYKLMRRQRELRGAMDFDTQETRIVFGANRKIEEIVPVVRNDAHKLIEEFMITANTAAAHFLKKKKMPHLLRIHDGPGSEKLLSLKTFLSELGLHLGGGVNPRPLDYMHLLDSVKTRKDAHLIQTVLLRSMSQAVYSPEDKGHFGLALDAYAHFTSPIRRYPDLLVHRAIRHTLAGKSPASFSYDYAAMQQLGEHCSMHERRADEATRDVVNWLKCEYMLDKIGQEFPGIISAVTGFGFFVELQAIYVEGLVHIASLQGDYFNFDATSHHLYGERTGVRYRLGDAVRVKVVRVNLDDKKIDFELLTVGKKPAKTGQAEKKPNKNPGSRPPAKKAATAEKPNKAKAKKRRSS; translated from the coding sequence ATGACATCAAATCAAAGTCAGGACATTGACTTCAAAACTGTAGAAGATCCCTTTGCGCAACGCGAAGCCGAAAAATATCAAAACCCCATCCCCAGCCGCGAATTGATCTTGCAGCTTATCCAGCAAAGTGGCAAACCCCTCAGACGTCAACAAATAGCCGAACGCTTTGCCCTGGAATCAGCCGACGAACTGGAAGCCCTGCGCCGGCGCTTAAGAGCCATGGAACGCGATGGCCAACTGCTGTTTAACAGCAAACAAAAATATTGCCTGGGTGATGGTCAAAACATCATTGTTGGCCGAGTACTTGGTCATCCGGAAGGCTTTGGTTTTTTAAAGCCGGAAGACGGTTCCGACGACTTATTTCTCTCTCCCAAAGAAATGAAGCCACTGATGCACTACGACAAAATCAGTGTCAGAGTTTCTGGTTTGGATCGGCGCGGTCGCCGCGAAGCTAGTGTGGTGGAGATTTTAGAGCGTAACACCCATCAGGTAGTCGGCCGGTTTTTTGTTGAAGGACGGGTGGCTTTAGTCATGCCCGATAACAAAAAAATCAATCACGAAGTTCTGATAGCCAAAGAAGATACCGGCGGCGCCAAAAATGGTCAAATTGTGGTGGCGGAGATTATCCAGCAGCCCACTGCCCATTGTCAGCCTATTGGTCGGGTTGTTGAAGTACTGGGGTCGCATATGGCTCCCGGTATGGAAATTGAAATGGCCATCCGCTCTTACGAATTACCTAATACCTGGCCCGATGCGCTACTGGTAGAAACCCAAAGTTTGACCCCCGAAGTCCCGGAAGCTGCCAAAGAAAATCGCGTTGATATTCGCGCTTTGCCACTGGTAACCATAGACGGTGAAGATGCCCGCGATTTTGATGATGCGGTCTATGCCAAAAAAACCGAAAAAGGCTGGAAACTGCTGGTTGCCATAGCCGACGTATCTCACTATGTTCATATCGGTACCGCTTTGGATGCTGAAGCCAAAAATCGCAGCACCTCCGTGTATTTTCCGGAAAAAGTTATTCCGATGCTGCCGGAAATCTTGTCCAATGGTCTATGTTCGCTGAATCCAGCGGTAGATCGTTTATGTATGGTCTGCGAAATATTAATCGACGCCGGCGGTCAGGTGTCCAGGTCCCGCTTTTATGAGGCCGTCATGCGTTCCCACGCCCGGCTTACCTATACCGAAGTTGCCAAAATGCTGGTAGATGGCGATCAACCATTGATCAAAAAGCACGCCCGGTTATTGCCGCATCTGGAAAGTCTGTACAGCTTGTACAAACTGATGCGTCGTCAGCGCGAATTACGCGGCGCAATGGATTTTGATACCCAGGAAACCCGCATTGTTTTCGGGGCAAACCGTAAAATTGAAGAAATTGTCCCGGTAGTCCGTAATGACGCGCATAAACTCATCGAAGAGTTCATGATCACCGCCAATACCGCCGCCGCACATTTTCTCAAGAAAAAGAAAATGCCGCACCTGTTGCGCATCCATGACGGCCCAGGCAGCGAAAAACTATTAAGCTTAAAAACCTTTCTTTCCGAATTAGGTTTGCACCTGGGCGGTGGCGTCAATCCCCGGCCACTGGATTATATGCATCTGCTGGATTCAGTAAAAACCCGCAAAGATGCTCATCTCATTCAAACCGTATTACTCCGCTCCATGTCCCAGGCCGTTTACAGCCCGGAAGACAAAGGCCATTTTGGTCTGGCGCTGGATGCCTATGCTCATTTCACCTCGCCTATCCGTCGTTATCCGGATTTGCTGGTGCATCGCGCTATTCGCCATACCCTGGCCGGCAAATCCCCCGCCAGCTTTAGCTACGACTATGCCGCCATGCAGCAACTGGGTGAGCATTGTTCCATGCATGAGCGCCGTGCCGATGAGGCCACCCGCGATGTGGTCAATTGGCTGAAATGCGAATACATGCTGGACAAGATCGGCCAGGAATTTCCAGGCATTATCTCAGCAGTTACCGGATTTGGTTTCTTTGTGGAATTACAGGCCATCTATGTGGAAGGTCTGGTTCATATTGCCTCCTTGCAAGGTGATTATTTCAATTTTGATGCCACCAGCCATCACTTATACGGTGAACGTACCGGTGTTCGTTATCGCCTGGGCGATGCAGTGCGGGTAAAAGTAGTACGGGTCAATCTCGACGACAAGAAAATTGATTTCGAATTGCTCACTGTTGGCAAAAAGCCGGCTAAAACCGGACAAGCCGAGAAAAAACCCAATAAAAATCCGGGTTCCAGACCACCGGCCAAAAAAGCCGCTACTGCAGAAAAACCCAACAAAGCCAAAGCCAAGAAACGCCGCTCATCATGA
- a CDS encoding DUF748 domain-containing protein, which produces MAITKNQKIIAAVFCFALAFYTLLGFYILPTLLRTKLPAIILENTGWQAQLSQVSFNPYSMELAITGFSLAEAEGQPLSGFEKLAVNVGVLASIRHLALVVEDITLLKPSAYVHRHANGSFNFTSMPVKHSPQPESQGGTKLPAFLVGRLSIENGEAHWQDSQSGTSRRESILPINLSVSHLSTLDETKAGVDFSLQIASGGRLQWQGELSLIPLESKGHLQLESLDLAKIWQLLGQESLPLEISDGHVNVQADYQAAVLENILNAKVEHGEIAIKQLKIVEKSRGEALIDLPVTVLTGISADLKQKQLTIAQLSSNDAAIKAWRQADGLINYQALFPSPDATTEPAATPAAPVKSQPDWHICLDELLLKNYQIQFSDQSQKIPPVLQLSAINFNLRKFGNAQAEPLPMQFSAVFNQQGNLKVNGNISLKPMTADLTLDINGIHLKDFQSYLDNYLNLELVNGSFNSHGNLQVKQADNLQLVFHGDADIADLLTRDKVVNKDFLKWADLQLQQIDIDLAQQSFNLAKVLFDRPYLRFIIQKDHRTNLADIIPTKTTSKTAPAEVPAPAPVTPEKNPLFSIGSVEVKDGRSDFADYSLILPFIAEMNALNGAVDGFTSQQNAKLKLLLRGKVYDIAQVNIKGFYQLNTANSDITLNFSHMPLPLITPYMADFAGYKIEKGQMALDLSYKVDHGNLTAQNKIFIDQLTLGEQVENPHASSLPLRLAIALLKDADGKINLDFPVTGSLDDPQFSVGALIVDVVGNLITKLVSSPFQAFGDLLSDEHDYSAVKFTAGSAELDSQETAKLDQLGKALQSKPGLTLEVKGKAYQVLDWPQMRFDALTDILKKMKSGELRDAGKKIRSEYIELSEDEYKRLLEKFFKEVFPADIDYSLLGRPRIKSQPDAEFYTVARQKLEAVMLPDAQKLNDLAIARANAISKYMIEKSQVDINRIYILSPELEQANAADITSVLSLNAAQ; this is translated from the coding sequence ATGGCGATTACCAAAAACCAAAAGATTATCGCCGCTGTATTTTGTTTTGCTCTGGCGTTTTATACCTTACTGGGTTTTTATATATTACCGACTTTATTGCGGACTAAATTGCCGGCGATAATTTTGGAAAACACCGGCTGGCAAGCTCAGCTAAGCCAAGTAAGTTTCAATCCGTACAGTATGGAATTGGCTATAACCGGGTTTTCACTGGCGGAAGCTGAGGGGCAGCCCTTATCCGGTTTTGAGAAACTGGCGGTTAATGTTGGTGTTTTGGCATCCATCCGTCATCTGGCGCTGGTGGTTGAGGATATTACCTTGCTTAAGCCCAGTGCGTATGTGCATCGCCACGCCAACGGCAGCTTTAATTTCACCAGTATGCCGGTCAAACACAGCCCACAGCCGGAGTCGCAGGGCGGCACCAAACTGCCGGCTTTTCTGGTTGGTCGCTTAAGCATAGAAAACGGTGAAGCCCACTGGCAGGATAGTCAGTCTGGAACATCACGCCGTGAATCCATTTTGCCGATTAATCTTAGTGTCAGCCATTTGTCTACGCTTGATGAAACAAAAGCTGGGGTCGATTTTAGTTTGCAAATAGCCTCTGGCGGACGTTTGCAATGGCAAGGCGAATTAAGTCTGATACCTCTGGAGTCCAAGGGGCATTTGCAGTTGGAAAGCCTGGATTTAGCTAAAATCTGGCAACTGCTGGGTCAGGAAAGCCTGCCCTTGGAAATATCGGATGGTCATGTGAATGTCCAAGCCGATTATCAGGCTGCGGTGCTGGAAAACATATTAAATGCTAAGGTTGAACATGGCGAAATTGCCATTAAGCAACTCAAAATTGTCGAAAAAAGTCGGGGTGAAGCCTTAATTGATCTGCCTGTTACTGTGTTGACCGGTATCAGCGCCGATCTCAAGCAAAAACAACTCACTATCGCCCAGCTTAGCAGTAACGATGCCGCCATTAAAGCTTGGCGGCAGGCAGATGGCCTTATCAATTATCAAGCCTTGTTTCCAAGCCCAGATGCCACAACTGAACCTGCCGCTACTCCGGCAGCGCCGGTTAAATCCCAGCCAGACTGGCATATCTGCCTTGACGAATTGCTGCTCAAAAACTATCAAATCCAATTCAGCGATCAAAGCCAGAAAATCCCACCGGTTTTACAGCTAAGCGCCATTAATTTTAATTTGCGCAAATTCGGCAATGCCCAGGCCGAGCCTTTGCCGATGCAGTTCAGCGCCGTTTTTAATCAACAGGGTAATCTAAAAGTTAACGGCAATATCAGCCTTAAGCCCATGACCGCAGATTTGACGCTGGACATCAATGGCATACACTTAAAAGACTTTCAAAGCTATCTGGATAACTATCTGAATCTGGAATTGGTCAATGGCAGCTTTAACAGTCACGGCAATCTGCAGGTAAAGCAGGCTGATAATCTGCAACTGGTGTTTCACGGCGATGCCGATATCGCTGATCTGCTCACCCGCGATAAAGTGGTAAACAAAGATTTTCTGAAATGGGCCGATTTGCAGCTCCAACAAATCGATATTGATTTGGCCCAGCAAAGTTTTAATTTAGCCAAGGTATTATTCGACCGGCCATATCTGCGCTTTATTATTCAAAAAGACCATCGTACTAATCTGGCAGATATTATCCCCACAAAAACCACATCGAAAACCGCGCCGGCAGAAGTACCAGCCCCGGCGCCCGTTACGCCAGAAAAAAATCCGCTGTTCAGTATCGGCAGTGTTGAAGTCAAGGATGGTCGATCCGACTTTGCCGATTATTCCCTGATTTTGCCGTTTATTGCCGAAATGAATGCGCTGAATGGTGCTGTCGATGGATTTACCTCGCAGCAAAACGCCAAGCTTAAATTACTGCTGCGCGGCAAGGTTTATGACATCGCTCAGGTCAACATCAAAGGTTTTTATCAGCTCAATACCGCCAATTCCGATATTACCCTGAATTTTTCCCACATGCCCTTGCCTTTGATTACGCCGTATATGGCCGATTTTGCCGGTTATAAAATTGAAAAAGGCCAGATGGCGCTGGATTTGAGTTACAAGGTCGATCATGGCAATCTCACCGCGCAGAATAAAATTTTTATCGATCAGCTCACCCTGGGTGAGCAAGTGGAAAACCCCCATGCCAGTTCTTTACCCTTGCGATTGGCCATAGCCTTGCTGAAAGATGCCGACGGCAAAATTAATCTGGATTTTCCGGTAACTGGAAGCCTGGACGACCCTCAGTTTAGTGTTGGGGCCTTGATAGTAGATGTAGTCGGCAATCTCATTACTAAACTGGTCTCGTCACCGTTTCAGGCTTTTGGGGATTTATTAAGTGATGAACACGATTACAGCGCAGTTAAATTTACTGCCGGAAGTGCTGAGTTGGACAGTCAGGAAACGGCAAAGCTTGATCAACTGGGCAAAGCCTTACAAAGCAAGCCAGGCCTGACTTTGGAAGTAAAAGGCAAAGCTTATCAGGTTCTGGACTGGCCGCAGATGCGGTTTGATGCTTTAACCGATATCCTCAAAAAAATGAAATCCGGCGAGTTAAGAGATGCCGGCAAAAAAATTCGGTCCGAATATATCGAATTGTCCGAAGATGAATATAAACGCTTGCTGGAAAAGTTTTTCAAAGAAGTGTTTCCGGCCGACATCGATTACTCGCTGTTGGGTAGGCCACGCATCAAGTCCCAGCCGGATGCGGAATTTTACACAGTCGCGCGGCAGAAATTGGAAGCTGTGATGCTGCCCGATGCCCAAAAGCTGAATGATTTGGCAATTGCCAGAGCCAATGCTATTTCTAAGTACATGATAGAAAAAAGTCAGGTTGATATCAATCGCATCTATATACTGTCACCTGAGTTGGAGCAAGCTAATGCTGCAGATATTACTTCGGTTTTGTCCTTAAATGCGGCACAGTGA
- a CDS encoding RNA-binding S4 domain-containing protein has product MAELNEERIDKWLWAARFYKTRQLAADAVSGGKVHINGQRCKPGKDVKLTDVLTISKDGYTWQISVTALTKQRRAAKDAVLMYLEDPASVNKRLQQQELHKQQQALIHPSEREHKPNKKQRRQIHRFKQDF; this is encoded by the coding sequence ATGGCTGAATTAAACGAAGAACGAATAGATAAATGGTTGTGGGCGGCGCGTTTTTACAAAACTCGCCAGTTAGCAGCAGATGCTGTTAGTGGCGGTAAAGTTCATATCAATGGTCAACGCTGTAAGCCGGGTAAAGATGTAAAATTAACCGATGTGCTTACCATTAGCAAGGATGGCTATACTTGGCAAATCAGTGTCACCGCTCTGACCAAACAGCGCCGGGCCGCCAAAGATGCGGTTTTAATGTATCTGGAAGATCCCGCCAGCGTCAACAAACGTCTGCAACAGCAAGAACTGCATAAGCAGCAACAGGCTTTAATCCATCCTTCCGAACGTGAACATAAACCCAATAAAAAACAACGCCGGCAGATACATCGTTTCAAACAGGATTTCTGA